The [Eubacterium] siraeum genome contains a region encoding:
- the ptsP gene encoding phosphoenolpyruvate--protein phosphotransferase, producing MKKYLGKGVYGAVAIGKISVFKKCDAAVTRIHVEDTEKEKQRVKAAKELAAKQLTEIHEKALREVGETHAQIFEIHLMMLDDDDYNESIENIIDTQSVNAEYAVALTSDNFAGMFSSMDDAYMQARAADVRDISNRIIANLTGADTDSTTADEKSIVCADDLAPSETVSLDKDKVLAFVTAHGSSNSHTAILARNMNIPAVIGVGDSFLSEINEGDTAIVDGFTGEIIVSPDEQTLKAYTEKQKRDEEQKKLLQELKGKENITLDGTKINVFANISGIDNIGAVLLNDAGGIGLFRSEFLYLENSDFPTEEQQFHAYKRVLESMAGKKVIKRTLDIGADKQVDYFGLKKEENPALGLRAIRICLTRPEIFRTQLRALFRASVYGNLGIMFPMITSVSEVERIKAICEEVKAELKSEGIEYSDKTEIGIMIETPAAAIISDRLAPMVDFFSVGTNDLTQYTLACDRQNPDAEEFVDTHHEAILRLIEMSAQNAHKNGVWIGICGELAADTTLTETFLRMGIDELSVSPTFVLKVRDAVRKTDLSK from the coding sequence ATGAAGAAATATCTCGGCAAAGGCGTATACGGCGCAGTGGCAATAGGAAAAATATCCGTGTTCAAAAAGTGCGATGCGGCAGTAACACGCATACACGTTGAAGATACCGAAAAGGAAAAGCAGAGAGTAAAAGCGGCAAAGGAGCTTGCCGCAAAACAGCTTACCGAAATTCACGAAAAAGCACTCAGAGAGGTCGGAGAAACTCACGCACAGATATTCGAGATTCATCTGATGATGCTTGACGATGACGATTACAACGAGTCTATCGAAAACATAATAGATACCCAGTCGGTAAATGCCGAATATGCGGTAGCGCTTACATCGGATAACTTTGCAGGAATGTTCTCGTCTATGGACGATGCCTATATGCAGGCAAGAGCCGCAGATGTAAGGGATATTTCCAACCGCATTATCGCAAACCTGACAGGTGCAGATACCGACAGCACCACAGCCGATGAGAAGTCGATCGTCTGTGCGGACGACCTTGCACCGAGCGAAACCGTTTCGCTTGATAAGGACAAGGTGCTTGCGTTCGTTACCGCTCACGGCTCGTCAAATTCCCATACAGCAATTCTCGCAAGAAATATGAATATCCCTGCCGTTATCGGAGTGGGCGACAGCTTTTTAAGCGAGATAAACGAGGGCGATACAGCCATAGTAGACGGCTTTACGGGCGAGATTATAGTTTCTCCCGATGAACAGACCTTAAAAGCCTATACCGAAAAGCAAAAGCGTGACGAGGAGCAGAAAAAGCTCCTGCAGGAGCTTAAAGGCAAGGAGAATATAACCCTTGACGGCACTAAGATAAACGTGTTCGCAAATATCAGCGGCATTGACAATATAGGCGCTGTACTGCTGAATGATGCCGGCGGAATAGGACTTTTCAGAAGCGAATTTCTGTACCTTGAAAATTCCGATTTCCCGACAGAAGAACAGCAGTTCCACGCTTATAAGCGTGTGCTTGAAAGTATGGCAGGAAAGAAAGTAATAAAAAGAACGCTTGACATAGGCGCAGATAAGCAGGTGGACTATTTCGGACTGAAAAAGGAAGAAAACCCCGCACTCGGACTTCGTGCCATCCGCATCTGCCTTACCCGCCCGGAGATATTCAGAACACAACTCAGAGCCTTGTTCAGAGCGTCCGTTTACGGCAATCTCGGCATAATGTTCCCTATGATAACATCGGTGAGCGAGGTCGAGCGTATAAAGGCAATATGCGAGGAAGTAAAAGCGGAGCTTAAGTCTGAGGGCATCGAGTATTCCGACAAGACCGAGATAGGTATTATGATAGAAACTCCTGCGGCGGCGATAATCAGCGACCGCTTAGCTCCTATGGTAGACTTCTTCAGCGTAGGCACAAACGATCTCACACAGTACACCCTTGCCTGCGACCGACAGAATCCCGATGCGGAGGAATTTGTCGATACTCACCACGAGGCTATTCTCCGCCTTATCGAAATGAGCGCACAAAACGCCCATAAGAACGGTGTGTGGATAGGAATATGCGGCGAGCTTGCGGCAGACACCACCCTCACAGAAACATTCTTGCGCATGGGCATTGACGAGCTTTCGGTTTCTCCGACATTTGTACTGAAGGTCCGTGACGCAGTAAGAAAAACCGACCTGTCAAAATAA
- a CDS encoding HPr family phosphocarrier protein → MVTKTVTVVNEQGLHMRPAGQLAAEMKKFPGCTITIASGDKTAKATAVMQIMAAGFKKGSIVEITADGDNEQAALDKAVELFESGFGE, encoded by the coding sequence ATGGTAACAAAGACAGTAACAGTAGTAAACGAGCAGGGACTTCACATGAGACCCGCAGGACAGCTTGCCGCAGAAATGAAGAAATTCCCCGGTTGCACGATAACTATCGCAAGCGGCGATAAGACAGCAAAGGCAACAGCCGTAATGCAGATAATGGCGGCAGGCTTTAAGAAAGGCTCAATCGTTGAGATAACCGCAGACGGCGATAACGAGCAGGCGGCGCTTGACAAGGCTGTAGAGCTTTTCGAAAGCGGCTTCGGCGAATAA
- a CDS encoding DUF5023 domain-containing protein, translating into MQLKNKKGFTMVELIIVIGIIGILTAIILPASLNAGKPQEAMSKAKSFYFGAQRIMIQYRAESPEKDTGYFAYDYNTGTVTIGNNDYLYIVAKAEKGKGFTEIRLSDLQSPDGVAVPNTAQGYVRMRTYALINSSSANHKLLDSFNTFSTDDDYGYYYALVDDQCKVVMTYWTGYDDIAELSKSTDSSPEFTKTTISTTSDYYVDSFILGAYPERYAFDDMILFKEVEVQEYDDTSSTTASTTPTGP; encoded by the coding sequence ATGCAACTTAAAAATAAAAAAGGCTTCACAATGGTTGAACTTATAATAGTTATAGGAATAATCGGTATACTGACAGCTATTATACTGCCCGCATCGCTTAATGCCGGTAAACCGCAGGAAGCTATGTCAAAGGCAAAGAGTTTTTATTTCGGTGCGCAGAGAATTATGATACAGTACAGGGCAGAATCGCCGGAAAAAGACACCGGATATTTTGCATATGATTATAACACAGGCACGGTAACTATCGGTAATAACGATTATCTTTATATTGTTGCGAAGGCAGAGAAGGGAAAGGGCTTTACTGAAATAAGGCTTTCCGACCTTCAGTCGCCCGATGGTGTTGCAGTGCCGAATACCGCACAGGGCTATGTAAGAATGCGGACATACGCTCTTATAAATTCTTCCTCGGCTAATCATAAGCTCCTTGATTCCTTTAATACATTTTCCACCGATGATGACTACGGCTATTATTACGCTCTGGTTGACGATCAGTGTAAGGTTGTAATGACATATTGGACAGGATATGACGATATAGCGGAACTCAGCAAATCTACAGACAGTTCACCGGAATTCACAAAGACAACAATTTCAACTACGAGTGACTATTATGTCGACAGCTTTATTCTCGGCGCATACCCCGAAAGGTACGCATTTGATGATATGATCCTCTTTAAAGAGGTTGAGGTTCAGGAATATGATGATACATCATCAACTACAGCGTCAACTACCCCGACAGGTCCGTAA
- a CDS encoding IMP dehydrogenase — protein sequence MAFIYSEPSHTFGEYLLVPGYSSSKCIPANVSLRTPVVKFRKGEESSIYMNIPLVSAIMQSVSDDKMAVALAKEGGISFIYGSQSIEDEAAMVARVKSYKAGYVKSDSNLAPDMTLADVLELKAKTGHSTMPVTSDGTEHGKLLGIVTSRDYRVSRMTTDTKVSTFMTPLEKLITAPASTTLKEANDIIWEHKLNSLPIVDDNGVLMYFVFRKDYEQHKENKNELLDSKKRYIVGAGINTRDYAERVPALVNAGADVLCIDSSEGYSEWQKLTIDWIRANYGDSVKVGAGNVVDKEGFRFLADCGADFIKVGIGGGSICITREQKGIGRGQATALIEVCEERDRYFEETGIYVPVCSDGGIVHDYHMTLALAMGADFMMLGRYFSRFDESPTNKLFVNGSYVKEYWGEGSNRARNWQRYDMGGDKKLSFEEGVDSYVPYAGSLKDNVTRSLSKVRSTMCNCGCLNIPDFQKNAKLTLVSSTSIVEGGSHDVILKENRGARSE from the coding sequence ATGGCTTTTATTTACTCTGAGCCCTCACACACATTCGGCGAGTATCTGCTCGTACCGGGCTATTCTTCTTCTAAGTGTATCCCCGCAAATGTTTCTCTGCGTACACCCGTTGTAAAGTTCAGAAAGGGCGAGGAAAGCTCTATCTATATGAACATTCCTCTGGTATCCGCTATCATGCAGTCTGTATCAGACGATAAAATGGCGGTTGCACTTGCCAAAGAGGGCGGTATATCTTTCATCTACGGCTCACAGTCGATAGAGGACGAGGCGGCAATGGTAGCAAGAGTAAAGAGCTACAAGGCAGGCTATGTAAAGAGCGACTCCAACCTTGCTCCCGATATGACCCTTGCCGATGTGCTTGAGCTTAAGGCTAAGACAGGTCACTCAACAATGCCCGTCACAAGCGACGGCACAGAACACGGAAAGCTGTTAGGTATTGTAACAAGCCGTGACTACAGAGTATCAAGAATGACTACAGATACAAAGGTATCTACATTCATGACCCCTCTTGAAAAGCTCATCACCGCTCCCGCAAGCACAACGCTTAAGGAAGCAAACGATATAATCTGGGAGCATAAGCTCAATTCGCTCCCCATAGTTGACGATAACGGCGTTCTTATGTACTTCGTATTCAGAAAGGACTACGAGCAGCATAAGGAAAACAAGAACGAGCTTCTCGACAGCAAGAAGCGTTATATAGTAGGTGCAGGTATCAACACAAGAGATTACGCAGAGCGTGTTCCTGCTCTCGTTAACGCAGGTGCGGATGTTCTGTGTATCGACAGCTCCGAGGGCTACTCCGAGTGGCAGAAGCTGACTATCGACTGGATCCGTGCAAACTACGGCGACAGCGTAAAGGTCGGCGCAGGTAACGTTGTTGATAAGGAAGGCTTCCGCTTCCTCGCAGATTGCGGCGCAGACTTCATCAAGGTCGGCATCGGCGGCGGCTCTATCTGCATTACCCGTGAGCAGAAGGGTATAGGCAGAGGTCAGGCTACAGCACTTATCGAGGTATGCGAGGAGCGTGACAGATATTTCGAAGAAACAGGCATTTATGTTCCTGTTTGCTCTGACGGCGGTATCGTTCACGATTATCATATGACGCTTGCTCTTGCTATGGGTGCTGACTTTATGATGCTCGGCAGATACTTCTCACGTTTCGATGAATCTCCCACAAACAAGCTGTTCGTAAACGGCAGCTATGTTAAGGAATACTGGGGCGAAGGCTCTAACCGTGCAAGAAACTGGCAGAGATACGATATGGGCGGCGACAAGAAGCTCTCGTTTGAAGAAGGCGTTGACAGCTATGTTCCTTACGCAGGCAGCTTAAAGGACAACGTTACACGTTCACTGTCAAAGGTACGTTCAACAATGTGCAACTGCGGTTGCCTTAATATCCCCGACTTCCAGAAGAATGCCAAGCTCACTCTCGTTTCTTCTACAAGTATCGTTGAAGGTGGCTCACACGACGTTATCCTCAAGGAAAACCGTGGTGCTCGCAGCGAATAA
- a CDS encoding heavy metal translocating P-type ATPase: protein MKCKILHESKGRLRVHLFCGKMSLDNADVLEYYLRAVNGVTDVSVYDRTCDAVIVFTDRKAVLKALADFAFEKAQKMCLVPDHTSRKLNREFEDKLVMTVIARFISKTFIPAPIRAFIAVIRSWKYIKHGLKALLSGKLSVAVLDATAVTVSLLRGDFKTAASVMFMLNIGEILEDWTHKKSVADLAGAMSLNVENVWVKTGDTETLISINNVREGDLIVVRTGNMIPLDGKVAGGEATVNQASITGESLPVRKSEGSYVYAGTVVEEGECVVCVDKALGGGRYDRIVKMIEQSEKLKSSSEDKASRLADRLVPYTLGGTILTYLLTRNVTKMLAVLMVDFSCALKLSMPIAVLSAMRECNNYKISVKGGKFLEAVSEADTIVFDKTGTLTYAAPTVEKVIPFGNRDADEMLRLAACLEEHYPHSMANAVVAAAKEKGLSHEEYHSSVEYVVAHGISSTVENEKVIIGSAHFVFEDEGCVVPEGDEELFNSLSGEYSHLYLAVSGVLAAVICISDPLRAEAADAIKALHDCGISKIVMMTGDNEQTAKAVAAKVGVDEFHAGVLPEDKANFIKREHEKGRKVIMIGDGVNDSPALSEADAGIAINTGAAIAKEIADITVSSEDLYMLVTLRKISSELMKRIHHNYRFIVSFNLMLILLGVGGIIQPTTSALFHNASTLAISLKSMTNLLDEEEK, encoded by the coding sequence ATGAAATGTAAAATACTTCACGAGTCCAAAGGCAGACTGCGTGTGCATCTTTTCTGCGGAAAAATGTCGCTCGACAATGCCGACGTGCTTGAATATTACCTCCGTGCCGTAAACGGCGTTACCGATGTTTCGGTATATGACCGTACCTGCGATGCGGTTATAGTATTCACCGACAGAAAAGCGGTGCTTAAAGCGCTTGCCGACTTTGCTTTTGAAAAGGCTCAGAAAATGTGCTTGGTTCCCGACCATACATCGAGAAAGCTCAACCGTGAGTTTGAGGATAAGCTTGTAATGACGGTAATTGCCCGTTTCATTTCAAAAACATTTATCCCTGCTCCGATAAGAGCGTTCATCGCTGTAATAAGGTCGTGGAAATATATAAAGCACGGACTTAAAGCGCTTCTCAGCGGCAAACTGTCCGTAGCCGTACTTGACGCCACTGCGGTGACCGTATCGCTCTTAAGAGGCGACTTCAAGACCGCAGCATCTGTAATGTTCATGCTTAATATCGGTGAGATACTTGAGGACTGGACGCATAAGAAGTCGGTGGCTGATCTTGCAGGCGCAATGTCGCTGAACGTTGAAAACGTATGGGTAAAAACAGGCGACACCGAAACGCTCATATCTATAAATAATGTGCGTGAGGGTGATTTGATAGTAGTCCGCACAGGTAATATGATACCGCTTGACGGTAAGGTTGCAGGCGGAGAAGCTACGGTAAATCAGGCGTCTATCACAGGCGAATCCCTCCCTGTCAGAAAGAGCGAGGGAAGCTATGTCTATGCAGGTACTGTAGTAGAAGAAGGCGAATGTGTCGTATGCGTTGATAAAGCTCTCGGCGGCGGAAGATATGACCGCATAGTAAAGATGATAGAGCAGTCCGAAAAACTCAAATCTTCTTCTGAGGATAAAGCGTCAAGGCTTGCAGACAGACTTGTTCCATATACGCTCGGCGGAACGATACTTACTTATCTTCTGACCCGTAACGTAACCAAGATGCTGGCTGTGCTTATGGTTGACTTCTCGTGTGCACTGAAGCTCTCAATGCCTATAGCCGTACTTTCAGCAATGCGTGAGTGCAATAATTATAAGATAAGCGTAAAGGGCGGTAAGTTCCTTGAAGCTGTATCCGAGGCGGATACTATCGTGTTCGATAAGACAGGAACGCTTACCTATGCCGCACCTACAGTTGAAAAGGTAATTCCTTTCGGCAACAGAGATGCTGACGAGATGTTGCGTCTTGCGGCTTGTCTTGAAGAGCATTATCCTCACTCAATGGCAAATGCCGTAGTAGCCGCCGCAAAGGAAAAGGGACTCAGCCACGAAGAATATCATTCAAGCGTGGAGTATGTCGTAGCACACGGTATATCCAGTACGGTGGAAAATGAGAAGGTTATCATAGGCAGCGCTCACTTTGTATTTGAAGATGAGGGCTGTGTAGTACCCGAGGGTGACGAAGAGCTTTTCAATTCGCTGTCGGGCGAATATTCGCACCTGTATCTTGCCGTATCAGGTGTGCTTGCCGCAGTAATCTGCATATCAGACCCGCTGAGAGCTGAAGCGGCAGACGCCATAAAGGCGCTCCACGACTGCGGTATAAGCAAGATAGTTATGATGACGGGCGATAACGAGCAGACCGCAAAGGCGGTAGCGGCAAAGGTCGGCGTAGACGAATTCCACGCAGGTGTTCTCCCCGAGGATAAGGCTAATTTCATAAAGCGTGAACACGAAAAGGGAAGAAAGGTAATAATGATAGGCGACGGAGTAAACGATTCTCCCGCACTGTCCGAAGCCGACGCAGGTATTGCCATAAATACCGGAGCCGCCATAGCAAAGGAGATTGCCGACATCACGGTATCGTCCGAAGACCTTTATATGCTGGTAACCCTCAGAAAAATAAGTTCCGAACTTATGAAAAGGATTCACCACAATTACCGCTTTATCGTATCGTTCAATCTTATGCTGATACTTCTCGGTGTAGGCGGAATAATCCAACCGACGACCTCGGCACTGTTCCACAATGCCTCAACCCTTGCAATCAGCCTTAAGAGTATGACCAATCTGCTTGATGAAGAAGAAAAGTAA
- the atpD gene encoding F0F1 ATP synthase subunit beta has translation MPQNIGTVVQIIGAVLDIKFPPEHLPNLLNAIEIEHEGKKLTVEVAQHIGDDTVRCIAMGSTDGLVRGLPAVDTGASIKVPVGRQTLGRIFNLLGEAVDNKPQPETEEKWEIHRPAPSFEEQEGSTQVLETGIKVVDLIAPYLKGGKIGLFGGAGVGKTVLIMELINNIAKQHGGLSVFTGVGERTREGNDLYNEMTESGVIEKTTLVYGQMNEPPGARMRVALSGLTMAEYFRDKEGQDVLLFIDNIFRFTQAGSEVSALLGRMPSAVGYQPTLATEMGALQERITSTKKGSITSVQAVYVPADDLTDPAPATTFAHLDATTVLSRNISSMGIFPAVDPLDSTSRILTPEIVGEEHYEVARQVQSILQRYNELQDIIAILGMDELDDNDKLTVSRARKIQRFLSQPFSVAEQFTGMKGKYVPLKETIRGFKEIIEGKHDDLPESAFLFVGTIDEAVEKAKNEKA, from the coding sequence ATGCCACAGAATATCGGCACGGTTGTGCAGATCATCGGTGCGGTACTTGATATAAAGTTCCCCCCGGAGCATCTGCCTAACCTGCTTAACGCCATAGAGATAGAACACGAGGGCAAAAAGCTGACCGTAGAAGTAGCACAGCATATCGGCGACGATACGGTACGCTGCATTGCTATGGGCAGTACGGACGGACTTGTAAGAGGACTTCCGGCAGTAGATACGGGCGCATCAATAAAGGTTCCCGTAGGCAGACAGACCCTCGGAAGAATATTCAATCTGCTCGGTGAGGCTGTTGATAACAAGCCCCAGCCCGAAACAGAAGAAAAATGGGAAATCCACCGTCCCGCTCCGTCATTCGAGGAGCAGGAGGGTTCAACACAGGTACTTGAAACGGGTATCAAGGTCGTAGACCTTATCGCACCTTACCTCAAGGGCGGTAAGATAGGTCTGTTCGGCGGTGCAGGTGTCGGTAAGACCGTACTTATTATGGAGCTTATCAACAACATCGCTAAACAGCACGGCGGTCTTTCGGTATTCACAGGTGTCGGTGAACGTACCCGTGAGGGTAACGACCTTTATAACGAAATGACCGAGTCCGGCGTTATCGAAAAGACAACGCTTGTTTACGGTCAGATGAACGAGCCGCCCGGAGCAAGAATGAGAGTAGCCCTCTCAGGTCTTACGATGGCTGAGTACTTCCGTGACAAAGAAGGTCAGGACGTACTGCTCTTCATAGACAATATATTCAGATTCACGCAGGCAGGCTCTGAGGTTTCCGCCCTTCTCGGACGTATGCCCTCAGCCGTTGGTTATCAGCCTACGCTGGCGACCGAAATGGGTGCTTTGCAGGAGCGTATCACTTCTACAAAGAAAGGCTCTATCACATCCGTACAGGCGGTTTACGTTCCTGCGGATGACCTTACCGACCCTGCGCCTGCAACGACCTTCGCACACCTTGACGCTACAACGGTACTTTCAAGAAACATTTCATCAATGGGTATCTTCCCCGCTGTTGACCCTCTTGACAGTACATCAAGAATACTCACTCCAGAGATAGTCGGCGAGGAGCATTACGAGGTTGCAAGACAGGTACAGTCGATACTCCAGCGTTATAACGAGTTACAGGATATTATCGCTATTCTCGGTATGGATGAGCTTGACGACAACGATAAGCTGACCGTATCAAGAGCAAGAAAGATTCAGCGTTTCTTATCTCAGCCGTTCTCCGTTGCAGAACAGTTTACGGGTATGAAGGGCAAGTATGTTCCGCTCAAGGAAACGATAAGAGGCTTCAAGGAGATCATCGAGGGAAAGCACGACGATCTTCCCGAATCCGCATTCCTGTTCGTAGGCACTATCGACGAGGCTGTCGAGAAGGCTAAAAATGAGAAGGCATAA
- the atpC gene encoding ATP synthase F1 subunit epsilon, with translation MTEFKLKILTPEGVVYDGMAESVIVRTTVGDKGILAKHEPYVAALTIGQAKIRINGTVRIGAVSSGIVEVTKDQTSILAQSFEWADEIDVDRAEKAKALAQERMQQYKDDQRALDIAEYKLKRAINRINTANFKL, from the coding sequence ATGACTGAATTCAAACTGAAGATCCTTACCCCCGAGGGAGTGGTGTATGACGGTATGGCTGAAAGCGTTATCGTCCGTACTACCGTCGGTGACAAGGGCATACTTGCAAAGCATGAGCCTTATGTTGCGGCGCTTACCATAGGACAGGCAAAGATACGCATTAACGGTACTGTCCGTATAGGTGCGGTGTCTTCGGGTATTGTAGAGGTCACAAAGGATCAGACGTCTATTCTGGCTCAGTCTTTTGAATGGGCGGACGAGATAGATGTTGACCGTGCCGAAAAGGCAAAGGCTCTTGCGCAGGAGCGTATGCAGCAGTACAAGGACGATCAGCGAGCTCTTGATATTGCCGAGTATAAGCTCAAAAGGGCGATAAACAGAATAAATACAGCTAATTTCAAGCTGTAA
- a CDS encoding Rrf2 family transcriptional regulator gives MKISTKGRYVLRMLIDLAEHQGDGYIPLKEIAQRQGVSKKYLEQIVPMLNKSDILRTNRGFQGGYRLAKAPDKYTVGDILRLTEGSLAPVACLESGVVECDRSEHCATLSLWQGLYKVINEYLDSVTLQDLIDSDMENAADDYVI, from the coding sequence ATGAAGATTTCGACAAAAGGACGTTATGTATTAAGAATGCTCATTGACCTTGCCGAGCATCAGGGTGACGGTTACATTCCGCTGAAAGAAATAGCACAGCGGCAGGGCGTTTCAAAGAAATATCTTGAGCAGATCGTTCCGATGCTCAACAAGTCGGACATACTGCGTACCAACAGAGGCTTTCAGGGCGGATACCGTCTTGCTAAAGCTCCCGACAAATACACCGTAGGAGATATATTACGGCTTACTGAAGGCTCTCTTGCGCCTGTTGCCTGCCTTGAAAGCGGAGTAGTTGAATGCGACAGGAGCGAGCATTGCGCCACATTATCGTTATGGCAGGGGCTGTACAAGGTCATAAACGAGTATCTTGACAGTGTGACATTACAGGACCTGATAGACAGCGATATGGAGAATGCGGCGGACGATTACGTTATATAA
- a CDS encoding GGDEF domain-containing phosphodiesterase — MVEEVRGYLSDMIDAIATKRYDDLQQITEFAPAAKALHISRIVRTLNYGGRLSETLIYKDNSIYPLHNKKYERENTSCSLTYEFYTDVDFETLTDEQEQLFEHITNLLAIICTCTLNIHVEKLIDHIDRDSGIPNSKGFRAFIEEVKENGVLSDYAVIRANIKGCNTLNTIFGYQATTEIIQRFARALNKTMYSDEICSRSGSDNFCLMVKKSHLKTHLKNFAKTPVNFYYGKEKTVYEIALRAGIVMLDDSTDDIDTILARAETCIDIAKRRADGDFVYYDLGTINREKQLTLLENGMPQALADGEFVVYFQPKVRVDTRTLVGAEALIRWKRDGEIISPADFIPIAERTGFIMKLDMFVLEHTCAMIKQWQESGKRTVPVSVNFSKIHLRFPHLAEKIMNVINRYGIEPHYLEVEFTETAYTDDFNAIKQAIIDLKSYGLMVSMDDFGTGYSSLALLKDLDFDILKLDKSLAGSDDDARGQVVLENILHMAQELSMTTVCEGVEDKNIVDNLRNMGCNIIQGYYFDKPLPESEFASRLESPIYENK; from the coding sequence ATGGTTGAAGAGGTCAGAGGGTATCTTTCCGATATGATAGATGCCATCGCTACTAAACGTTATGATGACCTTCAGCAGATTACCGAATTTGCTCCTGCTGCAAAAGCATTGCACATTTCGAGAATTGTTCGTACATTGAACTACGGCGGAAGATTGAGTGAAACTCTTATTTATAAAGACAACTCTATCTACCCTTTACACAATAAGAAATATGAGCGTGAAAACACAAGCTGCAGCCTGACTTATGAGTTTTATACCGATGTGGATTTTGAAACTCTTACAGATGAGCAGGAACAGCTATTTGAGCATATCACCAATCTTCTGGCTATCATTTGCACCTGCACGCTGAATATTCACGTTGAAAAACTGATCGACCATATCGACCGTGACAGCGGAATACCCAACTCGAAGGGCTTCCGTGCTTTTATTGAGGAAGTAAAGGAAAACGGAGTTCTCTCAGACTATGCGGTCATAAGAGCAAATATCAAGGGCTGTAATACCCTTAACACCATCTTCGGCTATCAGGCAACAACGGAGATAATCCAGAGATTTGCCAGAGCGCTTAACAAAACGATGTACAGCGATGAGATATGCAGTCGCTCAGGCAGTGATAACTTCTGTCTGATGGTCAAAAAGAGCCACCTTAAAACTCACCTCAAGAACTTTGCCAAGACACCTGTCAACTTCTATTACGGCAAGGAAAAGACAGTGTATGAGATAGCGCTCAGAGCCGGTATAGTAATGCTTGACGACAGCACAGACGATATTGACACTATTCTTGCCCGTGCAGAAACCTGCATTGATATTGCAAAGCGCCGTGCAGATGGGGATTTTGTTTATTACGATCTTGGTACAATCAACCGTGAAAAACAGCTTACCCTGCTTGAGAACGGTATGCCGCAGGCTTTGGCAGACGGAGAATTCGTTGTTTATTTTCAGCCTAAGGTACGGGTGGATACAAGAACGCTTGTAGGTGCTGAGGCGCTTATAAGATGGAAGCGTGACGGCGAGATTATTTCGCCTGCCGACTTTATCCCGATAGCAGAACGAACCGGTTTTATAATGAAGCTGGATATGTTCGTTTTAGAGCATACCTGTGCGATGATAAAGCAGTGGCAGGAAAGCGGTAAGCGCACAGTTCCCGTATCGGTGAACTTCTCAAAGATACATCTGCGTTTCCCTCACCTTGCGGAAAAGATAATGAATGTTATAAACCGTTACGGGATAGAACCGCATTATCTTGAGGTCGAGTTTACGGAAACCGCATATACAGACGATTTCAACGCAATAAAGCAGGCGATAATCGACCTTAAAAGCTACGGTCTGATGGTTTCTATGGACGACTTCGGAACAGGCTATTCTTCGCTTGCTCTGCTGAAGGATCTCGACTTTGATATACTGAAGCTAGACAAATCCCTTGCAGGCTCGGACGATGACGCAAGAGGTCAGGTAGTGCTTGAAAATATTCTGCATATGGCGCAGGAACTTAGTATGACTACCGTCTGCGAGGGCGTTGAGGATAAGAATATCGTTGATAATCTGAGGAATATGGGCTGTAATATCATACAGGGCTACTATTTCGACAAGCCCCTGCCCGAATCGGAGTTTGCGTCAAGGCTTGAAAGCCCGATTTATGAAAATAAATAA
- a CDS encoding DUF6110 family protein encodes MNWVKLGIFAGGVAFGSVGLKLLGSKDAKKVYAQVTAATLRAKESVMKTVTNVKENAGDILADAKDINEKRDAKNAVIEDECDCDCGCEAVSEEA; translated from the coding sequence ATGAACTGGGTAAAATTAGGTATTTTTGCAGGCGGCGTGGCATTCGGCTCGGTCGGCCTCAAGCTTCTCGGCAGTAAAGATGCAAAGAAGGTATACGCACAGGTTACAGCGGCTACTCTTCGTGCTAAGGAATCGGTTATGAAGACCGTCACCAATGTTAAGGAAAACGCAGGCGACATTCTCGCCGACGCTAAGGATATTAACGAAAAGCGTGACGCTAAGAATGCTGTTATCGAAGACGAATGTGATTGTGACTGCGGTTGCGAAGCCGTTTCGGAAGAAGCGTAA